One region of Catenuloplanes indicus genomic DNA includes:
- a CDS encoding ABC transporter ATP-binding protein yields MIADQRHVARAAARLIGAERRTVAMMMLLSALAALAGLGAPYLLGRVIDTVGAGGGVTDVDRLALAVVGCAVAETLLNRYALGAAYRFGERTAARIRETFLRRVLALPASVAERVPTGDLVARGTTDVDTVATTLRDVLPGMFLSVVQMIFLVAAVIVLDPLLGVSGVLGLSGIWFTARYYLRRARAVYLAEGQANSRLAEELSATTTGARTVEALGLHRRRLDAGRAAIAETRRTRLRSLALRSVFFPVAETVYAVPAVLVLLLGGVLYADGRVSLGTVAAAVLYLRQLVNPLDTILIYMEQVQSSGAAFARIEGVATIPAPPAVTAGVPDGDRIEVIGVRYAYGTGPDVLHDVDLTVRPGERLAVVGLSGAGKSTLGRLLAGVDRPTAGSVLAGGVPIADLPPDLLRRQVVLCTQEHHVFRDTLRANLMTAAPDEELHRALRTVGADWADDLDRDLGATPLDGAQAQQLALARVLLADPHTVILDEATALLDPTAARTAERALAAVLHERTVIAIAHRLQTAHDADRVAVMHAGRIIEIGAHDDLLAAGGPYADLWHSWHGDESNVSS; encoded by the coding sequence ATGATCGCGGACCAGCGGCACGTGGCCCGGGCCGCCGCCCGGCTGATCGGCGCGGAACGCCGTACCGTCGCGATGATGATGCTGCTCAGCGCGCTGGCCGCGCTGGCCGGGCTGGGGGCGCCCTACCTGCTCGGCCGGGTGATCGACACGGTCGGGGCCGGTGGCGGCGTCACCGACGTCGACCGGCTCGCGCTCGCGGTGGTCGGCTGCGCCGTCGCAGAGACCCTGCTCAACCGGTACGCGCTGGGCGCCGCCTACCGCTTCGGCGAGCGTACGGCGGCCCGGATCCGGGAGACGTTCCTGCGCCGGGTGCTCGCGCTGCCCGCCTCGGTCGCCGAACGCGTGCCCACCGGCGACCTGGTCGCACGCGGTACCACGGACGTCGACACGGTCGCCACCACGCTGCGCGACGTGCTGCCCGGCATGTTCCTGAGCGTCGTGCAGATGATCTTCCTGGTCGCCGCCGTGATCGTTCTCGACCCGCTGCTCGGTGTCAGCGGCGTCCTCGGCCTGTCCGGCATCTGGTTCACCGCCCGCTACTACCTGCGCCGGGCCCGCGCGGTCTACCTCGCCGAGGGGCAGGCCAACTCGCGGCTGGCCGAGGAGCTGTCCGCGACCACGACCGGTGCGCGCACCGTCGAGGCGCTCGGCCTGCACCGGCGCCGGCTCGACGCCGGACGGGCCGCGATCGCGGAGACCCGCCGCACCCGGCTGCGGTCGCTGGCGCTGCGCAGCGTGTTCTTCCCGGTCGCGGAGACCGTCTACGCCGTACCCGCGGTGCTGGTCCTGCTGCTCGGCGGCGTGCTCTACGCGGACGGCCGGGTCAGCCTCGGCACGGTCGCCGCGGCCGTGCTCTACCTGCGGCAGCTGGTCAACCCGCTGGACACCATCCTCATCTACATGGAGCAGGTGCAGAGCAGCGGCGCCGCGTTCGCCCGGATCGAAGGCGTGGCCACCATCCCGGCGCCGCCCGCGGTGACCGCCGGCGTGCCGGACGGCGACCGGATCGAGGTGATCGGCGTCCGTTACGCCTACGGCACCGGCCCGGACGTGCTGCACGACGTCGATCTGACGGTACGGCCGGGGGAGCGGCTCGCCGTGGTCGGCCTCTCCGGCGCCGGCAAGTCCACGCTCGGCCGTCTGCTCGCCGGCGTCGACCGGCCCACCGCCGGGTCCGTGCTGGCCGGCGGCGTGCCGATCGCCGACCTGCCGCCGGACCTGCTGCGCCGCCAGGTCGTACTCTGCACCCAGGAGCATCACGTCTTCCGGGACACGTTGCGCGCCAACCTGATGACCGCGGCGCCGGACGAGGAGCTGCACCGTGCGCTGCGCACGGTCGGCGCGGACTGGGCCGACGACCTCGACCGTGACCTCGGCGCGACCCCGCTCGACGGCGCGCAGGCCCAGCAGCTCGCGCTCGCCCGGGTGCTGCTGGCCGACCCGCACACCGTCATCCTGGACGAGGCCACCGCGCTGCTCGACCCGACCGCGGCCCGCACCGCCGAGCGCGCGCTCGCCGCGGTTCTGCACGAACGCACGGTCATCGCGATCGCGCACCGCCTGCAGACCGCGCACGACGCGGACCGGGTCGCGGTCATGCACGCCGGCCGGATCATCGAGATCGGCGCGCACGACGACCTGCTGGCCGCCGGCGGCCCGTACGCGGACCTCTGGCACTCCTGGCACGGCGACGAGTCCAACGTGTCGTCCTGA
- a CDS encoding ABC transporter transmembrane domain-containing protein → MAATPWLISQAIDRGLAPRRPAALITWSVVLLAVGVLSAGLGIMRHRSMTKMRLAAALETAELVLRHATRLGAALPRRITAGEVVTIGISDVWTIGRALNVAGVGVASVVACLAVALLLRDISPLLAAVVLVGVPVLALLIVPLLARTRDAGDRYRERQGALNTLLTDIIGGLRILNGLGGKDTHQRRYELQSALLRDQGYRVGGPSSWIGALGGGLPIVFLAVVIWLAARLAVTGDLTPGQLVAVYGYTAMLVIPVDVLILCGRDLAHGVVAARRVVTFLGVPVDEPAGVPGPDRPAALHDPESGVTAAPGRLTALAGSRPADAREIIDRLGRYTPSEATWDGTPLSTIDRDEIRRRILVADNDAALFAAPLRDVVAGRHDGDVRPALDTAVAHDVGDDLDRPVDWGGRNLSGGQRQRVRLARAVHADPEMLLAVEPTSAVDAHTEAAIAERLSAARAGRGTVVATTSPVLLDRADIVYYLVDGRVAASGTHRALLAGSAGYRALVTRAFGEDS, encoded by the coding sequence ATGGCCGCCACGCCGTGGCTGATCTCCCAGGCGATCGACCGCGGCCTCGCACCGCGCCGGCCGGCCGCGCTGATCACCTGGTCCGTGGTGCTGCTGGCGGTCGGCGTGCTCAGCGCCGGGCTCGGCATCATGCGGCACCGCAGCATGACGAAGATGCGGCTGGCCGCGGCGCTGGAGACCGCGGAGCTGGTGCTGCGGCACGCGACCCGGCTCGGCGCCGCGCTCCCGCGCCGGATCACCGCGGGCGAGGTGGTCACGATCGGCATCTCCGACGTGTGGACGATCGGCCGCGCGCTGAACGTCGCCGGCGTCGGCGTCGCCTCCGTCGTGGCCTGCCTCGCGGTCGCGCTGCTGCTCCGCGACATCTCGCCGCTGCTCGCCGCGGTGGTGCTGGTCGGCGTGCCGGTGCTGGCGTTGCTGATCGTGCCGCTGCTGGCCCGCACCCGCGACGCGGGCGACCGCTACCGCGAACGGCAGGGCGCGCTGAACACCCTGCTCACCGACATCATCGGCGGCCTGCGGATCCTCAACGGGCTCGGCGGCAAGGACACCCATCAGCGACGGTACGAACTCCAGTCCGCGCTGCTGCGCGACCAGGGCTACCGGGTCGGCGGCCCGTCCAGCTGGATCGGTGCGCTCGGCGGCGGCCTGCCGATCGTCTTCCTCGCGGTGGTCATCTGGCTGGCCGCCCGGCTCGCCGTCACCGGTGACCTGACGCCGGGCCAGCTGGTCGCGGTCTACGGCTACACCGCGATGCTGGTCATCCCGGTCGACGTGCTGATCCTCTGCGGCCGCGACCTCGCGCACGGCGTGGTGGCGGCCCGCCGGGTGGTCACGTTCCTCGGCGTACCGGTGGACGAACCGGCCGGGGTGCCCGGACCGGACCGCCCGGCCGCGCTGCACGACCCGGAGTCCGGCGTGACCGCGGCACCCGGCCGGCTGACCGCGCTGGCCGGCTCCCGGCCCGCGGACGCGCGCGAGATCATCGACCGGCTCGGGCGGTACACGCCGTCCGAGGCCACCTGGGACGGCACGCCACTGTCCACGATCGACCGGGACGAGATCCGGCGGCGAATCCTGGTCGCGGACAACGACGCCGCGCTGTTCGCCGCTCCGCTGCGCGACGTGGTCGCCGGCCGGCACGACGGCGACGTGCGGCCGGCGCTGGACACCGCGGTCGCGCACGACGTCGGCGACGACCTGGACCGGCCGGTCGACTGGGGCGGGCGGAACCTCTCCGGCGGTCAGCGGCAACGGGTCCGGCTGGCCCGTGCGGTGCACGCCGACCCGGAGATGCTGCTGGCCGTCGAGCCGACCTCCGCGGTGGACGCGCACACCGAAGCGGCGATCGCGGAACGGCTCAGCGCGGCCCGGGCCGGCCGCGGCACGGTCGTCGCGACCACCTCGCCGGTGCTGCTGGACCGCGCCGACATCGTGTACTACCTGGTTGACGGCCGGGTGGCGGCGAGCGGCACGCACCGCGCGCTGCTGGCCGGGTCGGCCGGCTACCGCGCGCTCGTCACCCGGGCGTTCGGGGAGGACTCATGA
- a CDS encoding transporter associated domain-containing protein, with translation MALADDGYVARGASTAEEGLAAQRRDAADTVLAGLVLSRLGHIPTTPGGVVGPGAHTAEVTQIKGRAITQVRVRKAG, from the coding sequence ATGGCGCTGGCCGACGATGGGTACGTCGCCCGCGGCGCGTCCACCGCGGAGGAGGGCCTGGCCGCGCAGCGCCGGGACGCGGCCGACACCGTGCTCGCCGGCCTGGTGCTGTCCCGGCTCGGCCACATCCCCACCACCCCCGGCGGGGTGGTCGGCCCGGGCGCGCACACCGCCGAGGTGACGCAGATCAAAGGCCGGGCGATCACCCAGGTCAGGGTGCGGAAGGCCGGATAA
- a CDS encoding GlsB/YeaQ/YmgE family stress response membrane protein, producing the protein MEISGILTAIVIGLVIGALGRLVVPGKQNIPIWLTIVIGIVAAIIGTFIAAALGVAETRGIDWIEIAIQVALAAAGVSVVAGLRGRR; encoded by the coding sequence ATGGAGATCTCCGGCATCCTCACCGCGATAGTCATCGGCCTGGTCATCGGCGCGCTCGGGCGGCTCGTCGTACCGGGTAAGCAGAACATCCCGATCTGGCTCACCATCGTGATCGGCATCGTCGCCGCGATCATCGGCACGTTCATCGCGGCCGCGCTCGGCGTCGCGGAGACCCGCGGCATCGACTGGATCGAGATCGCGATCCAGGTGGCGCTGGCCGCAGCCGGCGTCAGTGTGGTCGCCGGTCTGCGCGGTCGTCGCTGA
- a CDS encoding DUF234 domain-containing protein, with the protein MTRPGSRCAHLPEIERLRGDLTLARIRRSWTGWRGRVIEPVLRESLARLLPDDVLPAAPVVGAYWTRSNSVEIDVVGADRGPVAEELLFLGSIKWLENCPFDAHDLAALQRHRAAITGDPVPLLAISRSGIDADGLRAGYAPAELLDAWRPRNR; encoded by the coding sequence GTGACCCGTCCGGGCTCTCGATGTGCGCACCTGCCCGAGATCGAACGGCTCCGCGGCGACCTCACGCTGGCGCGCATCCGGCGGAGCTGGACCGGCTGGCGCGGGCGCGTGATCGAGCCGGTGCTGCGCGAGTCCCTGGCCCGGCTGCTGCCCGACGACGTGCTGCCGGCCGCGCCGGTGGTCGGCGCGTACTGGACCCGCAGCAACTCGGTCGAGATCGACGTCGTCGGCGCGGACCGCGGCCCGGTCGCCGAGGAGCTGCTCTTCCTCGGCTCGATCAAGTGGCTGGAGAACTGCCCGTTCGACGCGCACGATCTCGCCGCGCTGCAACGGCACCGCGCCGCGATCACCGGCGACCCGGTGCCGCTGCTCGCGATCAGCCGCAGTGGCATCGACGCCGACGGCCTCCGGGCCGGCTACGCCCCGGCCGAGCTGCTGGACGCCTGGCGGCCGAGGAACCGGTAG
- a CDS encoding GNAT family N-acetyltransferase — translation MELPVAGEAVEGAFLRAIAEHAPAALRETLGLRATRVDGVTVLTVRAGIPMFNRAIGFTAPVTAGLLDRILDVYRAAGAPSAVLKLPPPLLPDDWAELCAARGLAPLPDSVKVARSAAGPPRIRTGLRVGPVPADAEAAWTDLVMSALDPVPHLADLLPGPGRDPRGHRFAAWDGGEMVAAAQLFTHGPAGVLKSGVTRASHRGRGAQSALIAARIAAARHAGCDWVVSETSAPEPGEHHTSLRNLERLGFTRTYDYRTVRWAA, via the coding sequence ATGGAGCTGCCGGTGGCCGGTGAGGCGGTGGAGGGCGCGTTCCTCCGCGCGATCGCGGAGCACGCGCCGGCCGCGCTGCGCGAGACGCTCGGCCTGCGCGCGACGCGGGTGGACGGCGTCACCGTGCTGACCGTGCGCGCCGGCATCCCGATGTTCAACCGGGCGATCGGGTTCACCGCGCCGGTCACCGCCGGCCTGCTGGACCGGATCCTGGACGTCTACCGCGCGGCCGGCGCGCCGAGCGCGGTGCTGAAGCTCCCGCCGCCGCTGCTGCCGGACGACTGGGCCGAGCTGTGCGCCGCACGCGGCCTGGCACCGCTGCCGGACTCGGTCAAGGTCGCCCGGTCGGCCGCCGGACCGCCGCGGATCCGCACCGGCCTGCGCGTCGGCCCGGTGCCGGCGGACGCGGAAGCGGCCTGGACCGACCTGGTCATGTCCGCGCTGGACCCGGTGCCGCACCTCGCCGACCTGCTGCCCGGCCCCGGCCGGGACCCGCGCGGCCACCGGTTCGCGGCCTGGGACGGCGGCGAGATGGTCGCGGCCGCGCAGCTGTTCACCCACGGCCCTGCCGGGGTCCTGAAGAGCGGCGTCACCCGCGCCTCACACCGTGGCCGTGGCGCACAGTCCGCGCTGATCGCGGCCCGGATCGCCGCGGCCCGGCACGCCGGCTGCGACTGGGTGGTCTCGGAGACCAGCGCGCCGGAACCGGGCGAGCACCACACCTCGCTGCGCAACCTGGAACGCCTCGGCTTCACCCGCACCTACGACTACCGCACGGTGCGCTGGGCGGCCTGA
- a CDS encoding Fur family transcriptional regulator produces the protein MTNGDRPRRRTRHRAAIDALLRESTEFLSAQRIHAGLRGRGIHIGLTTVYRAMQVMAEEGTVDATRTATGELVYRHCSPRHHHHLMCRSCGRVIEVEGPAIERWTTAVAERHGFRDLNHNVELFGTCPSCAA, from the coding sequence ATGACCAACGGCGACCGGCCGCGCCGGCGCACTCGCCATCGCGCCGCGATAGACGCGCTGCTGCGGGAGTCGACCGAGTTCCTCAGCGCACAGCGGATCCACGCCGGCCTGCGCGGGCGCGGCATCCACATCGGGCTGACCACGGTCTACCGGGCGATGCAGGTGATGGCCGAGGAGGGCACCGTCGACGCGACCCGCACCGCCACGGGCGAGCTGGTCTACCGCCATTGCAGCCCGCGCCACCATCACCACCTGATGTGCCGCTCCTGCGGCCGGGTGATCGAGGTCGAGGGTCCCGCCATCGAACGGTGGACGACCGCCGTCGCCGAACGCCACGGCTTCCGCGACCTCAACCACAACGTCGAGCTCTTCGGCACCTGCCCCTCCTGCGCCGCCTGA
- a CDS encoding SEC-C domain-containing protein, with translation MKADLTSDDLLQIRQSALGAADPLGVAAELADAVDAGRLADAGDAGLALTLAAEIAESRNKIDAALRYAERGLDAYGTRDDEKVAAARALRARILFRAGRADEAEAAIEPLRPLLTRYTDAPAYVSAALAVGGRAKIAEQWLTEAVQSALAERGGSADPASAEEAGQLFFLLQQRHRLRHALGLPHDGHDNLADRLETKLANAGVAATANAAEAELLFWPQAEFDRLVSQWPALGEAYGTTWDEHRARLEKELVRLAAAGGVGLTLGVGSVDALVRTAGADGDPADPKTRAGYARTQATRSTAISWPVERNGPCWCGSGQKYKKCCLPRSRG, from the coding sequence ATGAAAGCTGACTTGACCAGCGACGACCTTCTCCAGATCCGGCAGTCCGCGCTGGGCGCCGCCGACCCGCTCGGCGTGGCCGCCGAGCTGGCCGACGCGGTGGACGCCGGGCGGCTCGCGGACGCGGGTGACGCGGGGCTCGCGCTGACGCTCGCCGCGGAGATCGCCGAGAGCCGGAACAAGATCGATGCCGCGTTGCGGTACGCGGAGCGGGGCCTCGACGCGTACGGGACGCGGGACGACGAGAAGGTCGCCGCCGCCCGCGCGCTGCGGGCGCGGATCCTGTTCCGCGCCGGGCGTGCCGACGAGGCGGAGGCCGCGATCGAGCCGCTGCGCCCGCTGCTGACCCGATACACCGACGCCCCGGCGTACGTGAGCGCCGCGCTGGCCGTGGGCGGCCGTGCCAAGATCGCCGAGCAGTGGCTGACCGAGGCCGTGCAGTCCGCGCTCGCCGAGCGCGGCGGGTCCGCGGACCCGGCCAGCGCGGAGGAGGCGGGCCAGCTGTTCTTCCTGCTGCAGCAGCGGCACCGGCTCCGGCACGCGCTCGGGCTGCCGCACGACGGGCACGACAACCTGGCCGACCGGCTGGAGACCAAGCTGGCCAACGCGGGCGTCGCCGCGACCGCGAACGCGGCCGAGGCAGAGCTGCTGTTCTGGCCGCAGGCGGAGTTCGACCGGCTGGTGTCGCAGTGGCCGGCGCTCGGCGAGGCGTACGGCACCACCTGGGACGAGCACCGCGCCCGCCTGGAGAAGGAGCTGGTCCGGCTGGCCGCGGCCGGCGGCGTCGGCCTGACGCTGGGCGTCGGCTCGGTCGACGCGCTGGTCCGCACGGCCGGTGCGGACGGCGACCCGGCCGACCCGAAGACCCGCGCCGGGTACGCGCGCACGCAGGCCACGCGGTCGACCGCGATCTCCTGGCCGGTGGAGCGCAACGGGCCGTGCTGGTGCGGGTCCGGTCAGAAGTACAAGAAGTGCTGCCTGCCGCGCTCGCGCGGCTGA
- a CDS encoding RICIN domain-containing protein: MNGSLKARLFFLVVATAAALLAAPAAASAAPPGTIRSELNNLCVDIEGGSYAAGARVITWDCHGYANQRWYWDGDSIRSRLNNLCLDIAGGDYARGAGIIMWPCHGNANQSWYWYGDTIRSGLNNLCLDIEGGSYARGARLITWTCHGNANQAWY; this comes from the coding sequence ATGAACGGCTCTCTCAAGGCTCGCCTGTTCTTCCTGGTGGTAGCCACGGCCGCGGCACTGCTGGCCGCGCCCGCGGCCGCGAGCGCGGCACCGCCCGGAACCATCCGCAGCGAGCTGAACAACCTGTGTGTGGACATCGAGGGCGGTAGTTACGCCGCCGGTGCCCGGGTCATCACCTGGGACTGCCACGGCTACGCGAACCAGCGGTGGTACTGGGACGGCGACTCGATCCGCAGCCGGCTCAACAACCTCTGCCTGGACATCGCGGGCGGCGACTACGCCCGCGGCGCCGGGATCATCATGTGGCCGTGCCACGGCAACGCGAACCAGAGCTGGTACTGGTACGGCGACACGATCCGCAGCGGCCTCAACAACCTGTGCCTGGACATCGAGGGCGGCAGCTACGCCCGCGGTGCCCGGCTGATCACCTGGACCTGTCACGGCAACGCCAACCAGGCCTGGTACTGA
- a CDS encoding response regulator translates to MTDVRVLVADDQALIREGIASLLGLEPGITVVGVAADGRAAVDLAERTLPDVVLMDVRMPVLDGLRAADLLRERLPSCRVLMLTTFDDEEYVLGALRAGTSGYLLKDLPARDLAQAVRLAHAGIGQHDAAALRRLAEAVGRRPGAPVAPAPDLTAREIDVLRLIAQGATNREIGRRLYVSEGTVKNHVSHILTRLGLRDRTQAALYARDRGLL, encoded by the coding sequence ATGACGGACGTGCGCGTCCTCGTCGCCGACGACCAGGCGCTGATCCGGGAGGGCATCGCGTCGCTGCTCGGGCTCGAACCCGGCATCACCGTGGTCGGCGTGGCCGCGGACGGCCGGGCCGCGGTGGACCTGGCCGAGCGCACCCTGCCGGACGTGGTGCTGATGGACGTGCGGATGCCGGTGCTGGACGGGCTGCGCGCCGCGGACCTGCTGCGCGAACGGCTGCCGTCCTGCCGGGTGCTGATGCTGACCACGTTCGACGACGAGGAGTACGTGCTGGGCGCGTTGCGCGCCGGCACCAGCGGCTACCTGCTCAAGGATCTGCCGGCGCGGGATCTGGCGCAGGCGGTCCGGCTGGCCCACGCCGGCATCGGCCAGCACGACGCGGCCGCGCTGCGCCGCCTGGCCGAGGCGGTGGGCCGGCGTCCCGGTGCGCCGGTAGCGCCGGCGCCGGACCTCACGGCACGCGAGATCGACGTGCTCCGCCTGATCGCACAGGGCGCCACCAACCGGGAGATCGGCCGGCGCCTGTACGTCAGCGAGGGCACGGTGAAGAACCACGTCTCGCACATCCTGACCCGGCTCGGCCTGCGCGACCGGACCCAGGCCGCGCTCTACGCCCGGGATCGCGGGCTGCTGTGA
- a CDS encoding sensor histidine kinase codes for MRWMASGLYLAVLAAGLYWSAAGPVRRVPVPVAVFAGAIVLLLLVEAVGGTGRRRAVVLLSARIALYAVVAVSDPGGFGRALFILVPFFGYELLGRRAALVLAAACLLGAVSAAAFTPGWHTDPETVSDLLMFLIGLALTLVTAAVADDRRRGRERAEALVGELRAAQRQVAELSAAAERHRLARDIHDSVGHHLTAISVQLAKAEAFRARDPVVAHRAVADARAATTRALQEVRESVGTLRTGTFSLVAAVETLAGGLTGTGLRVAVTRDGSEIGHARPTLEALYRVTQEALTNACRHAGADQVRVALRFDDAVTVEVTDNGRGFTVGTAEGGGLRGMRERLAALGGEVRIESAPGRGTRVTARAGGPA; via the coding sequence ATGCGCTGGATGGCCTCCGGTCTCTACCTCGCCGTGCTGGCAGCGGGTCTCTACTGGTCGGCGGCCGGGCCGGTGCGGCGCGTGCCGGTCCCGGTCGCGGTGTTCGCCGGGGCGATCGTCCTGTTGCTGCTCGTCGAGGCGGTCGGCGGTACCGGCCGGCGTCGTGCGGTGGTGCTGCTGTCCGCGCGCATCGCGCTCTACGCGGTGGTCGCGGTTTCTGATCCGGGTGGGTTCGGCCGGGCGCTGTTCATCCTGGTGCCGTTCTTCGGGTACGAGCTGCTCGGTCGCCGGGCCGCGCTGGTGCTGGCCGCCGCGTGCCTGCTCGGTGCGGTCTCGGCCGCCGCGTTCACGCCGGGCTGGCACACCGACCCGGAGACCGTCTCCGACCTGCTGATGTTCTTGATCGGGCTGGCGTTGACACTGGTCACCGCCGCGGTCGCGGACGACCGGCGGCGCGGCCGGGAACGCGCGGAGGCGCTGGTCGGCGAGCTGCGCGCGGCGCAGCGGCAGGTCGCGGAGTTGAGCGCGGCGGCCGAGCGCCACCGGCTGGCCCGGGACATCCACGACAGCGTCGGCCACCATCTGACCGCGATCAGCGTGCAGCTGGCGAAGGCGGAGGCGTTCCGCGCCCGTGACCCGGTCGTCGCGCACCGGGCCGTCGCGGACGCCCGGGCCGCCACGACCCGGGCGCTGCAGGAGGTACGCGAGTCCGTCGGTACGCTGCGCACCGGGACGTTCTCGCTGGTAGCCGCGGTCGAGACGCTGGCCGGTGGGCTGACCGGCACCGGTCTGCGGGTCGCGGTCACCCGCGACGGCAGCGAGATCGGGCACGCCCGCCCGACGCTGGAGGCGCTCTACCGGGTGACGCAGGAGGCGCTGACCAACGCCTGCCGGCACGCCGGTGCCGACCAGGTGCGGGTCGCGCTGCGCTTCGACGACGCCGTGACCGTCGAGGTGACCGACAACGGCCGGGGGTTCACCGTGGGCACCGCCGAGGGCGGCGGGCTGCGTGGCATGCGGGAGCGGCTGGCCGCGCTCGGCGGCGAGGTGCGCATCGAGTCCGCGCCCGGCCGGGGGACCCGGGTGACCGCGCGGGCCGGCGGCCCGGCATGA